The following proteins are co-located in the Shouchella hunanensis genome:
- a CDS encoding acyl-CoA thioesterase/bile acid-CoA:amino acid N-acyltransferase family protein yields the protein MNQIEVHPTFCMAETANIVDSISIKLKTQQANEKVKLMVQTMDEDNRMFRSEATFKTNSNGMLDVATQAPLSGDYQTVDASGLFWSMKAKDQKEHLFKKHSASPISFYIKASDERGKVIAEQTFTRTFKEEQVVEECLEGKLVGSLYYPKEKKNLPGIVILGGSDGSVHEGAAALLAAQGYGVIALAYFGQGNLPKGIEEIPLEYVNRAYRFLENKPFIDASTFGLIGHSRGSELALLYASKYPKLKAVIASAPSSILFSGMVNFQLTSKSAWTHNNVPLGFLKTERSLKDTVSFFRHWITKKPYSMLSTMEKNLKDEEKMKAHSIPVTEIKAPIMVFAGTDDHVQPAVFFMERIQKALQGHEYADNHIYIKHSGAGHFSAFPSGLPHLPQTIASTNYNMTIMFGGTKKQNAKIAEQSWEETLQFLKEQLKGDR from the coding sequence TTGAATCAAATAGAGGTTCACCCTACGTTCTGCATGGCGGAAACAGCAAACATTGTCGATTCCATTTCAATCAAGTTAAAAACACAACAGGCAAATGAGAAAGTGAAACTGATGGTACAAACGATGGATGAAGATAATCGCATGTTTCGATCAGAAGCAACATTTAAAACGAATTCAAACGGGATGCTTGATGTAGCGACTCAAGCGCCTTTATCTGGAGACTATCAAACCGTTGACGCATCCGGATTATTTTGGTCCATGAAGGCGAAAGACCAAAAAGAACACCTATTTAAAAAACATAGTGCATCGCCAATTTCATTTTACATAAAGGCTTCTGATGAAAGAGGAAAGGTGATTGCAGAACAAACATTTACACGAACTTTTAAAGAAGAACAAGTAGTGGAAGAATGTTTAGAAGGGAAGCTGGTAGGATCTCTGTATTATCCGAAAGAGAAAAAAAACCTGCCAGGTATTGTGATTTTGGGAGGATCTGACGGTAGTGTGCACGAAGGAGCAGCTGCTTTGCTTGCTGCACAAGGGTATGGTGTCATTGCACTAGCGTATTTTGGTCAGGGGAATTTACCAAAGGGGATTGAAGAGATTCCCCTCGAATATGTGAATCGAGCCTATCGTTTTTTAGAAAACAAACCGTTTATTGATGCATCTACATTCGGTTTAATCGGACATTCAAGAGGTTCTGAATTGGCTCTTCTATATGCTTCAAAGTATCCAAAACTAAAAGCGGTGATCGCAAGCGCCCCGAGCTCCATTCTGTTCTCAGGAATGGTCAACTTTCAGCTTACGTCCAAGTCAGCTTGGACACACAATAACGTACCGCTTGGTTTCTTAAAAACTGAAAGAAGCCTAAAAGATACCGTTTCCTTTTTCCGCCATTGGATAACAAAAAAACCTTATTCCATGCTCTCAACAATGGAGAAGAATTTAAAAGACGAAGAAAAAATGAAGGCACACTCGATTCCAGTTACAGAGATAAAAGCGCCGATCATGGTCTTTGCCGGTACAGATGATCATGTTCAACCTGCGGTATTTTTTATGGAGCGAATACAAAAAGCGTTACAGGGTCACGAATATGCTGACAACCACATCTATATTAAACACTCGGGAGCAGGACACTTTTCGGCGTTTCCGAGCGGTCTGCCTCATCTTCCACAAACAATCGCGAGTACCAACTATAATATGACGATAATGTTTGGAGGGACAAAGAAGCAAAATGCGAAAATAGCAGAGCAATCATGGGAGGAAACGCTGCAATTTTTAAAAGAGCAGCTAAAAGGAGATCGGTAA
- a CDS encoding PadR family transcriptional regulator yields the protein MSRTQILKGILDACVMTIIKEDEVYGYELAVRLQEVGLPEISDGTIYPVLLRLQKKGFIFSELKDSPSGPKRKYYYLTKEGEEELNSIIQQWNTIVTPVNELLGRKDET from the coding sequence ATGTCAAGAACACAAATTCTAAAAGGAATCTTAGACGCGTGTGTGATGACGATTATTAAAGAAGACGAGGTTTATGGGTACGAATTAGCAGTGAGGTTACAAGAAGTAGGGCTACCTGAAATAAGCGATGGGACGATTTACCCTGTGCTGCTTCGTCTACAGAAGAAAGGCTTTATCTTTAGTGAATTAAAGGATTCCCCATCAGGACCAAAAAGAAAGTATTACTACTTAACGAAGGAGGGGGAAGAGGAATTGAACAGTATTATTCAACAATGGAACACGATTGTTACCCCTGTGAACGAGCTTCTTGGAAGGAAGGATGAAACATGA